In Erigeron canadensis isolate Cc75 chromosome 1, C_canadensis_v1, whole genome shotgun sequence, a single window of DNA contains:
- the LOC122581830 gene encoding protease 2-like: MNLGISPLSHTLLLIRNSNRRNIIIRTTVMAAPQPPVAKKVKHEMEKFGDVRVDNYYWLRDDSRSNPQVLSYLHQENSYTDSIMSGTKQLEDQIYAELRGRIKEDDISAPLRKGPYYYYERTLEGKEYVQHCRRLVENGAPVPSVDDIMPTGPEASPEHVILDENVNAKDHAYYSIGAFKVSPNHKLVAYAEDTKGDEIYTIYVMNAETRLPVGEPLVGVTDYFEWVGDDALLYISMDDILRPYKVWFHKLGTNQSTDACLYHELDDTFSLDLEASESKRYLFVGSESKTTRSIFYLDMSKPEKGLMVLTPRAEGIDTSISHRGNHFFIKRRSEEAFNSELLACPLDDVNATTVLLPHRESVKIQDISLFSDHLVVYEREEGLPRVTVFFLPAVGEPLHTLQGGRAVDFIDPVYSVKPAESQFFSSVLRFQYSSLRIPPSTYDYDMRTGVSVLKKVETVLGGYDAAKYVTKREWAIAQDGTHVPISIAYQKDLVKLDGSDPLLLYGYGSYEICVDPSFKASRLSLLDRGFIYAIAHIRGGGEMGRKWYENGKYLQKMNTFTDFIDCAEYLIKRKYCTKEKLSIYGGSAGGLLIGAVLNMRPDLFKAAVAGVPFVDVVTTMLDPTIPLTTAEWEEWGDPRKEEFYFYMKSYSPVDNVKAQNYPAILVTAGLNDPRVLYSEPAKFVAKLREMKTDKNVLLFKCEMGAGHFSKSGRFEKLQEDAFIYTFILKIMNMVSALD, translated from the exons ATGAACCTGGGAATCTCTCCCTTATCTCacacattattattaataagaaaTAGTAATAGAAGAAATATTATCATCCGCACAACTGTCATGGCTGCTCCTCAGCCTCCGGTGGCTAAGAAAGTGAAACACGAGATGGAAAAGTTCGGAGATGTGAGGGTCGACAATTACTATTGGCTACGCGATGATTCGCGCTCTAATCCCCAAGTTCTCTCGTATCTTCATCAAGAAAATTCTTACACTGATTCCATTATGTCTG GAACCAAACAGTTGGAAGATCAGATATATGCCGAGTTAAGAGGCCGCATCAAAGAGGATGACATATCTGCACCTCTACGCAAAGGGCCTTATTACTATTACGAGCGGACTTTGGAGGGGAAGGAGTATGTACAGCATTGCCGCCGCCTTGTAGAAAATGGTGCACCCGTGCCATCTGTTGATGATATAATGCCAACAGGACCAGAAGCTTCTCCAGAACATGTGATTTTGGATGAAAATGTCAATGCTAAAGATCACGCATACTATAGCATTGGTGCTTTTAAG GTCAGTCCAAATCATAAATTAGTAGCTTATGCTGAAGACACTAAAGGAGATGAGATCTATACCATTTATGTTATGAATGCCGAGACTCGTTTACCAGTGGGTGAGCCATTGGTTGGCGTAACAGACTATTTTGAATGGGTTGGTGATGATGCTTTGCTATACATCTCCATGGATGACATTCTGAGACCATATAAG GTTTGGTTTCATAAGTTGGGTACAAATCAATCAACTGATGCATGTCTTTATCACGAATTGGATGATACATTTTCTCTAGATCTTGAAGCTTCCGAGAGCAAACGATATTTGTTTGTCGGATCTGAAAGCAAAACTACAAGGTCTATTTTCTATTTGGATATGTCAAAGCCTGAGAAAGGCCTTATGGTTTTGACACCTCGAGCAGAGGGCATTGATACATCCATCAGCCACCGTGGtaatcattttttcattaaaagGAGGAGTGAGGAGGCCTTCAATTCAGAACTATTAGCCTGTCCACTGGACGATGTAAATGCAACTACAGTTCTACTTCCTCACAGAGAAAG TGTAAAAATACAGGACATAAGTCTTTTTAGTGACCACCTTGTTGTTTATGAGCGTGAAGAGGGTCTACCACGGGTAACCGTTTTTTTTCTTCCAGCTGTTGGTGAACCACTTCACACTCTCCAAGGTGGCCGTGCTGTAGATTTTATTGATCCTGTTTATTCAGTAAAGCCGGCAGAGTCACAATTTTTTTCGAGTGTATTGCGGTTTCAATATAGCTCTCTGAGAATCCCCCCTTCTACATACGATTATGATATGCGTACAGGTGTTTCAGTTTTGAAGAAAGTTGAAACA GTACTCGGTGGTTATGATGCCGCAAAGTATGTAACCAAAAGAGAGTGGGCAATTGCTCAAGATGGCACTCATGTTCCTATATCAATTGCCTATCAAAAGGATCTGGTCAAGCTTGACGGGTCAGATCCTTTGTTACTTTATGGCTATGGATCATACGAG ATATGTGTGGATCCTAGTTTCAAAGCATCAAGGTTGTCTTTGTTGGACCGTGGTTTTATATATGCAATTGCCCACATTCGTGGTGGTGGAGAAATGGGGAGAAAGTGGTATGAAAACGGAAAATATCTACAAAAAATGAATACTTTCACAGATTTTATTGACTGTGCAGAGTATCTAATAAAGAGGAAATATTGTACGAAAGAAAAATTGTCCATATATGGAGGAAGTGCAGGAGGGTTGCTTATTGGTGCTGTTCTAAATATGCGACCTGATTTATTTAAGGCAGCTGTAGCTGGAGTACCGTTTGTAGATGTCGTGACTACAATGCTTGATCCAACAATTCCTTTAACAACAGCAGAATGGGAG GAGTGGGGTGATCCTCGTAAAGAAGAGTTTTATTTCTACATGAAATCATATTCACCAGTTGACAAT GTAAAAGCTCAAAATTACCCGGCCATACTTGTTACTGCTGGATTAAATG ATCCACGTGTACTTTATTCTGAACCTGCTAAGTTTGTTGCCAAGTTGAGAGAGATGAAAACGGACAAGAATGTGTTGTTGTTTAAATGTGAGATGGGTGCTGGCCATTTCTCCAAGTCGGGAAG GTTTGAGAAGCTCCAAGAAGATGCCTTTATCTATACATTCATTCTAAAGATTATGAACATGGTCTCTGCGCTTGATTAA